A DNA window from Arachis duranensis cultivar V14167 chromosome 3, aradu.V14167.gnm2.J7QH, whole genome shotgun sequence contains the following coding sequences:
- the LOC107479588 gene encoding uncharacterized protein LOC107479588, whose product MTKKLAFEALDRTLRDIMDSVFDRKKNLSFGGKVVVLGGDFKQVLPIIPKGSSVEVVMASINSSVLWKYCKVLRLTKDMRLASGLEQSTAQELRSFLDWILQISECQYEIVINDKISVDISSILIILVLQNPVEDIINTIYPNLVQNFHNPSFFQDKAILSPTVENVEEINNYIVDLLPGEEKNYLSANLICGSDAYSNVDIDWINVEFLNQIRCSGLPNHSLKLKIGVPIILLRNIDPAGG is encoded by the coding sequence ATGACTAAAAAATTAGCATTTGAAGCGCTTGATAGGACATTACGTGATATAATGGATTCGGTGTTTgataggaaaaaaaatttatctttcgGTGGGAAAGTAGTTGTTCTTGGTGGTGATTTTAAGCAAGTGTTGCCAATCATTCCAAAGGGTTCTAGTGTTGAAGTTGTGATGGCTTCCATAAATTCTTCTGTTCTTTGGAAATATTGCAAAGTTTTAAGATTAACAAAAGATATGAGGTTAGCAAGTGGATTGGAACAATCAACTGCTCAGGAGTTAAGGTCCTTTTTAGATTGGATACTTCAAATCAGTGAATGTCAatatgaaattgtgatcaatgatAAAATTTCTGTTGATATTTCTTCTATTCTAATCATTCTTGTTTTGCAAAATCCAGttgaagatataataaatacaaTTTATCCGAATTTGGTTCAGAATTTTCATAATCCAAGTTTTTTCCAGGATAAGGCAATACTGTCTCCGACTGTCGAGAATGTTGAAgagataaataattatatagttGACTTGTTGCCTGGTGAGGAGAAAAATTATCTCAGTGCTAATTTGATATGTGGTAGCGATGCCTATTCTAATGTTGATATTGATTGGATAAATGTTGAATTCTTGAATCAAATTAGGTGTTCTGGTTTACCTAATCATTCGTTGAAGTTGAAAATAGGTGTGCCTATTATTTTGTTGAGGAATATTGATCCAGCTGGTGGTTAG